One Corallococcus exiguus DNA segment encodes these proteins:
- the grxD gene encoding Grx4 family monothiol glutaredoxin: protein MDPTLKAQFDETVKSHPIVLFMKGNALFPQCGFSARALQLLQPLGPVHTVDVLADPAVRQGIKDYSSWPTIPQVYIHGKFVGGSDILTELAERGELQDLVAAGGK from the coding sequence ATGGATCCGACCCTCAAGGCCCAGTTCGACGAGACGGTGAAGTCGCACCCCATCGTCCTCTTCATGAAGGGCAATGCCCTGTTCCCCCAGTGCGGCTTCTCCGCGCGCGCCCTCCAACTGCTCCAGCCGCTGGGCCCGGTGCACACGGTGGACGTGCTGGCGGACCCTGCCGTGCGCCAGGGCATCAAGGACTACTCCAGCTGGCCCACCATTCCGCAGGTCTACATCCACGGGAAGTTCGTGGGTGGGTCGGACATCCTGACGGAGCTGGCCGAGCGCGGCGAGCTGCAGGACCTGGTCGCCGCCGGCGGCAAGTAG
- a CDS encoding tRNA-uridine aminocarboxypropyltransferase: protein MRTFCIKCLRPESACYCAHVPQLQTRTRVVFLQHPRERRVAIGTARMAHLSLTNSELHRGVDFSGHARLEELAKNPERVAVLFPGEDAISVEEAQANPPETLIVVDGTWPQAKKVVMRNPVLAALPRIGFVPRRPSNYRIRAEPADHCVSTIEAVAEILGQLEGKPEYFDRMLGAFEFMVDTQLERQETRTGPNRRRIYKGEWRPPLELRSLADAADRLVLFYAEANAHPLEAGIPPELVHLVAVRYATGERFEAVIAPEQPLAYSTSLHVELPEEELRAGEPRAQALARFEAFLRPYDELTVWTSFALDLLWNSGLTRRAARNVRLVTARALKGKAGGVEQAVELLKAPEVATWARGRAGRRINALEAVTRELVARGNATEPPAKLPRTGSEG from the coding sequence GTGCGTACCTTCTGCATCAAGTGTCTGCGTCCTGAAAGCGCGTGCTACTGCGCGCATGTCCCCCAGCTCCAGACGCGCACGCGCGTGGTGTTCCTCCAGCATCCGAGGGAACGGCGCGTGGCCATTGGCACGGCGCGCATGGCGCACCTGTCGCTGACCAACTCGGAGCTGCACCGGGGCGTGGACTTCTCCGGCCACGCGCGGCTGGAGGAGCTGGCGAAGAACCCCGAGCGCGTCGCGGTGCTCTTCCCGGGCGAGGACGCCATCTCCGTGGAGGAGGCCCAGGCGAATCCTCCAGAGACGCTCATCGTCGTGGACGGCACCTGGCCGCAGGCGAAGAAGGTGGTGATGCGCAACCCGGTGCTCGCGGCGCTGCCGCGCATCGGCTTCGTGCCGCGCCGCCCCAGCAACTACCGCATCCGCGCGGAGCCGGCGGACCACTGCGTCTCCACCATCGAGGCGGTGGCGGAAATCCTGGGCCAACTGGAGGGCAAGCCCGAGTACTTCGACCGCATGCTGGGCGCGTTCGAGTTCATGGTGGACACGCAGCTGGAGCGCCAGGAGACGCGCACGGGGCCCAACCGCCGCCGCATCTACAAGGGCGAGTGGCGCCCGCCGCTGGAGCTGCGCTCGCTGGCGGATGCCGCGGACCGGCTGGTCCTCTTCTACGCGGAGGCGAACGCGCACCCGCTGGAGGCGGGCATCCCTCCGGAGTTGGTGCACCTGGTGGCGGTCCGCTACGCCACGGGCGAGCGCTTCGAGGCGGTCATCGCGCCGGAGCAGCCGCTCGCGTACAGCACGTCACTGCACGTCGAGCTGCCGGAGGAGGAGCTGCGCGCCGGTGAGCCGCGTGCCCAGGCACTGGCCCGCTTCGAGGCGTTCCTGCGCCCGTACGACGAGCTGACGGTGTGGACCTCGTTCGCCCTGGACCTGCTGTGGAACAGCGGCCTGACGCGCAGGGCCGCGCGCAACGTGCGGCTGGTCACCGCGCGGGCGCTCAAGGGCAAGGCAGGCGGCGTGGAGCAGGCCGTGGAGCTGCTCAAGGCGCCGGAGGTGGCGACGTGGGCCCGGGGCCGCGCGGGCCGCCGCATCAACGCACTGGAGGCCGTGACGCGTGAGCTGGTGGCGCGTGGCAACGCGACCGAGCCGCCCGCGAAGCTGCCGCGCACCGGCTCCGAGGGCTGA
- a CDS encoding DUF2914 domain-containing protein yields MLTVTPPESKPQDASTEVPGVPVEGGPLPPGANVAVATPGAAVADPDDLVSTEKTPTLVDRVQALRAKYEKQEMALFFFAGFLYDVLTLSPVDDALTEVQNFVYLAILAGLLVLEQRYPEGVEPPKLLVKVWRFREDALHFLMGSLLSAFTLFLFKSSSGFTPLLFMAGMFGLLVANELPRFRQLGPVIRVAVFSLCVTLYFASLLPVLFGRVGWWIFTLSVVLGCGSIYGLLRVLKRWRPDEKALLRTVAVPGFGAQALLLGCYFLGVIPPVPLAVQYSGIYHAVEKVPQSVYGTSGVYRLTSDEQPWWKVWTAFHHGDQEFTARNGEQPVYFFRIFAPKGFESYYVVVRWFHDHPEKGWTALGKGYRAPVSSNGSEGGFRYYARPGIPLKPGDWRVVVETESGHEINRLNFTVIDGTGTEKPTNKVEVSVLKTTKPLPLEAWEKDHPPKAVAPAATAPAP; encoded by the coding sequence GTGCTCACCGTCACACCGCCTGAGTCGAAGCCGCAGGACGCGTCCACCGAAGTGCCCGGCGTGCCGGTCGAGGGGGGGCCCCTTCCTCCCGGCGCGAACGTCGCGGTCGCCACGCCCGGCGCCGCGGTCGCGGATCCGGACGACCTCGTCAGCACGGAGAAGACGCCTACGCTGGTGGACCGCGTGCAGGCTCTCCGCGCGAAGTACGAGAAGCAGGAGATGGCCCTCTTCTTCTTCGCGGGCTTCCTCTACGACGTCCTCACGCTGAGCCCCGTCGACGATGCGCTCACGGAGGTGCAGAACTTCGTCTACCTGGCCATCCTCGCGGGCCTGCTGGTGCTGGAGCAGCGCTACCCGGAAGGCGTGGAGCCGCCGAAGCTGCTGGTCAAGGTATGGCGCTTCCGCGAGGACGCGCTGCACTTCTTGATGGGCAGCCTGCTGAGCGCGTTCACGCTGTTCCTGTTCAAGAGCTCGTCGGGCTTCACGCCGCTCCTGTTCATGGCGGGCATGTTCGGGTTGCTGGTGGCCAACGAGCTGCCGCGCTTCCGCCAGCTGGGCCCCGTCATCCGTGTGGCCGTCTTCAGCCTGTGCGTGACGCTGTACTTCGCGTCGCTGCTGCCGGTGCTGTTCGGACGGGTGGGGTGGTGGATCTTCACGCTGTCCGTCGTGCTGGGCTGCGGGAGCATCTATGGGCTGCTTCGCGTGCTCAAGCGGTGGCGGCCGGATGAGAAGGCGCTGCTGCGCACGGTGGCGGTGCCCGGCTTCGGCGCGCAGGCGCTCCTGCTCGGGTGCTACTTCCTGGGCGTGATTCCGCCGGTGCCCCTGGCGGTGCAGTACAGCGGCATCTACCACGCGGTGGAGAAGGTCCCCCAGAGCGTCTATGGCACCTCGGGCGTGTATCGCCTGACGTCGGACGAGCAGCCCTGGTGGAAGGTCTGGACGGCGTTCCACCACGGCGACCAGGAGTTCACGGCGCGCAACGGCGAGCAGCCCGTGTACTTCTTCCGCATCTTCGCGCCCAAGGGCTTCGAGAGTTACTACGTCGTCGTGCGCTGGTTCCATGACCACCCGGAGAAGGGCTGGACGGCGCTGGGCAAGGGCTATCGTGCCCCGGTGAGCAGCAACGGCTCGGAGGGCGGCTTCCGCTACTACGCGCGGCCGGGCATCCCGCTCAAACCGGGCGACTGGCGCGTCGTGGTGGAGACGGAGAGCGGGCATGAAATCAACCGCCTGAACTTCACCGTCATCGACGGCACGGGCACAGAGAAGCCCACCAACAAGGTGGAGGTGTCCGTGCTCAAGACCACCAAGCCGCTGCCGCTGGAGGCCTGGGAGAAGGACCATCCTCCGAAGGCCGTGGCCCCCGCGGCTACGGCGCCGGCGCCTTGA
- a CDS encoding 16S rRNA (uracil(1498)-N(3))-methyltransferase, translating into MNLLLLLDEDFQPDGTARLTGRRAQHAREVLKAEPGESLRVGRLNGLIGTGEVLENAPGLLHLRVDLTDPPPPRAGVDLLLAIPRPKALKKVLPAVASLGVDRIVLVNAARVEKSYFDSKVLNEAFVRELILQGLEQARDTRMPEVLIRERFRPFVEDELDAVFGPEPLRLLPHPPASLSLQARDITRATRVVLAIGPDGGWVPFETQLLEAHGFLPFSLGPRILRVETAVPVLLGQVTLLKAPAP; encoded by the coding sequence GTGAACCTGCTCCTGCTCTTGGACGAGGACTTCCAGCCGGACGGCACCGCCCGGCTCACCGGCCGCCGCGCGCAGCACGCCCGCGAGGTCCTCAAGGCCGAACCCGGCGAATCCCTGCGCGTGGGCCGCCTCAACGGCCTCATCGGCACGGGAGAGGTGCTGGAGAACGCCCCCGGCCTGCTCCACCTGCGCGTCGACCTCACGGACCCGCCGCCGCCCCGGGCCGGCGTGGACCTGCTCCTGGCCATCCCGCGCCCCAAGGCGCTCAAGAAGGTCCTGCCTGCCGTGGCGTCCCTGGGCGTGGACCGCATCGTGCTGGTGAACGCGGCCCGCGTGGAGAAGAGCTACTTCGACTCCAAGGTGCTCAACGAGGCCTTCGTCCGCGAGCTGATCCTCCAGGGCCTGGAGCAGGCCCGCGACACGCGCATGCCGGAGGTGCTGATCCGCGAGCGCTTCCGCCCCTTCGTCGAGGACGAGTTGGACGCTGTCTTCGGCCCGGAGCCGCTGCGCCTGCTCCCCCACCCGCCCGCCAGCCTCTCCCTCCAGGCCCGGGACATCACGCGCGCCACGCGGGTGGTGCTCGCCATCGGTCCGGACGGAGGCTGGGTGCCCTTCGAGACCCAGCTGCTGGAAGCCCACGGCTTCCTGCCCTTCTCGCTGGGCCCCCGCATCCTGCGCGTGGAGACGGCGGTGCCGGTGCTGCTGGGTCAGGTGACGCTGCTCAAGGCGCCGGCGCCGTAG